The following proteins are encoded in a genomic region of Synechococcus sp. CBW1002:
- a CDS encoding NIL domain-containing protein translates to MKRRLTLHFPREAVHQPITYRLAVDFDIAAKILRAQIAPNQSGTMVVELSGDIDELEAAEVWLESQGLALNRAPGEIRIDADRCVDCGICTAICPSGALRCEAPAWRLNFEADRCLVCEQCIPSCPLEAIALVLDQP, encoded by the coding sequence GTGAAACGACGTCTCACGCTGCATTTCCCGCGGGAAGCGGTGCACCAGCCGATCACCTACCGGCTCGCTGTGGATTTCGACATCGCCGCCAAGATTCTGCGGGCCCAGATCGCGCCGAATCAGAGCGGCACCATGGTGGTGGAGCTCTCCGGCGACATCGACGAACTGGAGGCTGCTGAGGTCTGGCTGGAGAGCCAGGGGCTGGCGCTCAACCGTGCCCCTGGGGAGATTCGGATCGACGCGGATCGTTGCGTCGATTGCGGCATCTGCACCGCCATCTGTCCCAGTGGTGCCCTGCGCTGCGAAGCACCGGCCTGGAGGCTGAACTTCGAGGCGGACCGCTGCCTCGTCTGCGAGCAGTGCATCCCCAGCTGCCCGCTTGAGGCCATCGCCCTGGTGCTGGATCAGCCATGA
- the thyX gene encoding FAD-dependent thymidylate synthase, whose product MDPRFRVALIAATPEPQRCVYAAMHQDYSEGFVAADPGSWPEEAKAGEICIKRLLAGERGHFGPLEHAQIVLNVGWFPHSVMQQARTHRVGVSFDVQSMRYTGERICRAADGAMELEEVFYLRPVGSYSDRQGKRYLYSEEQRAIDLQLCQQAAERYRDLLAAGFAEEHARGILPFDYRQHFVVSFSLRAFLHFLDLRAKLDAQQEIRALCDLMWPHLERWAPEFADWYAKSRLHKARLAP is encoded by the coding sequence ATGGATCCCCGCTTCCGGGTCGCCCTGATCGCCGCCACTCCCGAGCCGCAGCGGTGCGTCTATGCGGCCATGCATCAGGACTACAGCGAGGGCTTCGTCGCCGCCGACCCCGGCAGCTGGCCCGAGGAGGCCAAGGCCGGGGAGATCTGCATCAAGCGTCTGCTGGCAGGTGAGCGCGGCCACTTCGGACCACTGGAGCATGCGCAGATTGTTCTCAATGTGGGCTGGTTCCCCCACTCGGTGATGCAGCAGGCCCGCACGCATCGGGTGGGTGTGAGCTTCGATGTGCAATCGATGCGTTACACGGGCGAACGCATCTGCCGCGCCGCCGATGGGGCGATGGAGCTGGAGGAGGTGTTCTACCTGCGGCCGGTGGGCTCTTACAGCGACCGTCAGGGCAAGCGCTACCTCTACAGCGAGGAGCAGCGGGCGATCGATCTGCAGCTCTGCCAACAGGCCGCTGAGCGCTACCGCGACCTGCTGGCGGCTGGCTTTGCCGAAGAGCATGCCCGCGGCATCCTGCCATTCGATTACCGCCAGCACTTTGTGGTGAGCTTTTCGCTGCGGGCCTTCCTCCACTTTCTCGATCTGCGGGCCAAGCTCGATGCCCAACAGGAAATCCGCGCCCTCTGCGATCTGATGTGGCCCCACCTGGAGCGATGGGCACCTGAATTTGCTGACTGGTACGCGAAAAGCCGGCTGCACAAGGCCCGTCTTGCCCCCTGA
- a CDS encoding thioredoxin domain-containing protein, translated as MANPSDPSPPSIPLGRRERVLLAMIAAALAVALVWLRGGLHPEAPLEQLARRSLDLPVALSNGRPSLVEFYADWCEACRSMAPAMEAVERQHRDRLNVVLLNVDNPRWLPEIERYEVNGIPQLELFDNNGQSVGRSLGARSAPELNALVEALIDGTPLPRLAGVGAVSTLADTAQAPAVMADPRSHG; from the coding sequence ATGGCGAACCCAAGCGATCCTTCCCCGCCCTCGATCCCCCTGGGCCGACGCGAGCGTGTGCTGCTGGCGATGATCGCCGCGGCACTGGCGGTGGCGTTGGTGTGGTTACGGGGAGGTCTCCATCCGGAAGCCCCGCTGGAGCAGCTGGCCCGCCGGTCGCTGGATCTGCCGGTGGCCCTGAGCAATGGCCGGCCCAGCCTGGTGGAGTTCTACGCCGACTGGTGCGAGGCCTGCCGATCGATGGCGCCGGCCATGGAGGCGGTGGAGCGGCAGCATCGTGATCGCCTCAACGTGGTGCTGCTCAATGTCGATAATCCGCGCTGGCTGCCGGAGATCGAGCGCTACGAGGTGAATGGCATTCCCCAGCTGGAACTGTTCGACAACAACGGGCAATCCGTGGGCCGCTCCCTCGGAGCCCGCAGCGCCCCTGAGCTCAACGCCCTGGTCGAGGCGTTGATCGATGGCACGCCGCTGCCGCGCCTGGCCGGCGTCGGCGCCGTGAGCACTCTGGCCGACACGGCCCAGGCACCGGCCGTGATGGCGGATCCCCGCAGCCACGGCTGA